From Candidatus Hydrogenedentota bacterium, one genomic window encodes:
- a CDS encoding bifunctional DNA primase/polymerase gives MSTVNEVRGALGRGWKLTPCHGKRPCLKGWPTQEVSGIELTAHAMAGGNVAVRTGAASGVVVVDLDGDVEQHAALLERLPIGPSVKTPSGGCHLYFRDPGGLKNSAGKYAEHVDIRADGGCAVLPGSRTDKG, from the coding sequence ATGAGTACCGTCAACGAAGTGCGCGGCGCACTTGGCCGAGGCTGGAAACTGACCCCATGCCATGGCAAGCGTCCCTGCCTGAAGGGGTGGCCGACGCAGGAGGTTTCGGGAATTGAGTTGACGGCCCATGCCATGGCTGGCGGCAATGTGGCCGTGCGGACAGGCGCCGCGTCCGGTGTCGTCGTCGTTGATTTGGACGGCGATGTCGAGCAGCACGCCGCCCTGCTGGAGAGGCTGCCCATTGGTCCGTCCGTCAAAACTCCCTCAGGCGGGTGCCACCTGTATTTCCGCGACCCCGGCGGGCTGAAAAACTCTGCTGGCAAGTATGCGGAGCATGTGGACATCCGTGCCGATGGCGGGTGCGCCGTGCTGCCCGGCTCACGCACCGACAAGGGC